One window of Bos javanicus breed banteng chromosome 1, ARS-OSU_banteng_1.0, whole genome shotgun sequence genomic DNA carries:
- the LOC133251231 gene encoding keratin-associated protein 10-8-like: MAASTLSVCSSDLSYDCPESCCEPPCCAPSSCAPAARLTLLCAPVSCESSPCCQPACSSSSPCQQACCEPASPCSTSSCCQQSSCQPSCCTSSPCQQACCEPVCCTPVCCRPVCCTPVCCTPVCCRPVCCEASPCSAPSSCCRPSTSVSLLCRPVCRPACCVPDSSCQPSCCRPASSVSLLCRPACSRPACCIPTSAPEPCC; encoded by the exons atgGCAGCCTCCACCCTGTCTGTCTGCTCCAGCGACCTGAGCTATGACTGTCCAGAGAGCTGCTGCGAGCCCCCCTGCTGTGCCCCCAGCTCCTGTGCCCCGGCCGCCCGCCTGACCCTCCTCTGTGCCCCCGTGAGCTGTGAGTCCAGCCCCTGCTGCCAGCCAGCCTGCAGCAGCTCCTCCCCCTGCCAGCAGGCCTGCTGTGAGCCC GCCTCCCCCTGTTCTACTTCCTCATGTTGCCAGCAGTCAAGCTGCCAGCCCTCCTGCTGCACTTCCTCCCCCTGCCAGCAGGCCTGCTGTGAGCCCGTCTGCTGCACCCCTGTCTGCTGCAGGCCCGTCTGCTGCACCCCTGTCTGCTGCACACCTGTCTGCTGCAGGCCCGTGTGCTGTGAGGCCTCCCCCTGCTCAGCCCCCTCGTCCTGCTGCAGACCCTCCACCTCTGTGTCCCTCCTCTGCCGCCCCGTGTGCCGCCCCGCCTGCTGTGTGCCCGATTCTTCCTGCCAGCCCAGCTGCTGCCGCCCGGCCTCCTCCGTGTCCCTCCTCTGCAGGCCCGCATGCTCACGCCCGGCCTGCTGCATCCCAACCTCAGCCCCGGAGCCCTGCTGCTGA
- the LOC133251220 gene encoding keratin-associated protein 10-12-like, which yields MASSALSVCSSDLSYGSRVCLPGSCDSCTSSSWQVDDCPESCCEPPCCAPSCCAPAPRLTLLCAPVSCESSPCCQPACSSSCTDLCCQQSSCQSSCCTSSPCQPACCEPVCCRPVCCIPVCCRPVCCTPVCCEASPCSTSSCCKQSSCQSSSCTSSPCQQDCCEPVCCRPICCTPVCCRPVCCRPVCCRPVCCESSPCSASLCCQPNPCSLVSCRPSSSVSLLCRPVCRPACCVPTSSCQPSCCRPASSVSLLCRPACSRPACCIPTSAPEPCC from the coding sequence ATggcttcctctgccttgtctgtCTGCTCCAGTGACCTGAGCTACGGCAGCCGGGTCTGCCTGCCCGggtcctgtgactcctgcaccAGCTCCTCCTGGCAGGTGGACGACTGTCCAGAGAGCTGCTGCGAGCCCCCCTGCTGTGCCCCCAGCTGCTGTGCTCCAGCCCCCCGGCTGACCCTCCTCTGTGCCCCAGTGAGCTGCGAGTCCAGCCCTTGCTGCCAGCCAGCCTGCAGCAGCTCCTGCACGGACTTGTGCTGCCAGCAGTCTAGCTGCCAGTCCTCCTGCTGcacctcctccccctgccagcCGGCCTGCTGTGAGCCCGTCTGCTGTAGGCCTGTCTGCTGCATACCTGTCTGCTGCAGGCCTGTCTGCTGCACACCTGTCTGCTGTGAGGCCTCCCCCTGTTCTACTTCCTCATGTTGCAAGCAGTCTAGCTGCCAGTCCTCCTCATGcacctcctccccctgccagcAAGACTGCTGTGAGCCAGTCTGCTGCAGGCCCATCTGCTGCACACCTGTCTGCTGCAGGCCTGTCTGCTGCAGGCCTGTCTGCTGCAGGCCCGTGTGCTGTGAGTCCTCCCCCTGCTCAGCCTCCTTGTGCTGCCAGCCCAACCCCTGCTCCTTGGTCAGTTGCAGACCCTCTTCCTCCGTGTCCCTTCTCTGCCGTCCTGTGTGCCGCCCAGCCTGCTGTGTGCCCACCTCCTCCTGCCAGCCCAGCTGCTGCCGCCCGGCCTCCAGCGTGTCCCTGCTCTGCCGGCCCGCGTGCTCCCGCCCTGCTTGCTGCATCCCAACCTCAGCCCCAGAGCCCTGTTGCTGA